The Candidatus Eisenbacteria bacterium genomic sequence CGTATCGCGGGGCGCTCATGCCTTCTTGCGCTCGGGATCGTAGAATGGGAGCTTGCGCACGACGGCGTTGGCCGTCTTCCTCTGGTGCTCGACCGTGATCTCGAGCTGGACGCCGGTGCCGGCCTCGAAGTGGGGCGACTTCAGGTGTGCCAGGGCCAGCGATTTCTTGAGGAGCGGCGACCACGACCCGCTCGTCGCGTAGCCCACCTGAACGCCGTCCCGGTAGACCGGGGCGCTGGTCCGCCAGGCGATGTTCGAGAGATGAGGCGGGAGGTGATGCGCGCGGAAGAGGCGCTCGAACGAATCCCAATCCAGCTCGAGGCCCACGAACCCCCAGGCCGCGCCCCGGGCGCGCTCGGCCGCGAGCGCCCGCCGGCCGTTGAACGGCCCCTTCGCCGCGCTCACCGCCCAACCGAGGTTGATCTCGTAGGGCGACGACTTCCGCGCCTCGATCAGCGCGTGCTGCGCCGAGAAGTAGTCGACGTCGAGCATGATGAGCCCCGCCTCGATCCGCGCGATGTCGAGCGCCCAGACGCCGGTGGGCGTGATCCCGAAGGGCGTGCCGGCCCGGACGAGGGCGTCCCATAGCTCCTCGGCCCGCGCCGCCTCCGCCCAGATCTCGTACCCCAGATCGCCGGTGTACCCGGTGCGGGAGACGGTCACCGGGACGCCGCCCACCGTGGTCTCGACGACGCGGAAATACTTGAGCTTCGTGAAATCGGCCGGAGAGACCTGCTGGAGGATCGCGCGGGATGACGGACCCTGGAGCGCGAGCGTCCCGACCCGCTCGGACACGTCCTCGATCTGAACGTTCATCCCGACCGCGTTCATGTGGAGCCAGCGAAGCGAGGAATCCGCGCTGGTCAGACGGTAGGTGGAGTCGGCCAGCCGGCTCACGGTCCCATCGTCGATCACCTTCCCCGCCGCGTCGCACCACGGCGTGTAGTAGACCTGCCCCACCGAGCACTTCGCCATGTCGCGGGTGATCATCCGGTCGAGGAGCCGGGCCGAATCCGGGCCGGTCAGCATGTACTTGTGGAGGGGCGAGACGTCGATCAGCGCGGCCGCGTTCCGGATCGCCGCGTACTCTCGGTCCGGATGCGGATCGTAGGCGCTCGCCATCTGATAACCCGCCCAACGACGCCACGTCTGGGCGCGCACCAGGGGCGCCGTGCGCGAATGAAATGGGCTGATTTTCAACATGGGACGGAGATTCTAGGGGGCCACGTAAGTTCTGGCAACGTGGCATCTTGAGCGCCTTGCGCCCGAGGACAGCTGCTTACTCTCTCAAATGATTCCGCACGACCTCGACAACCCGCCGCCCCGAAGGAAGGATTCCCATGGTCGAGAGCAGGCCTGCCTGGATCACGGTTCGGCCATCGACGAGGATCTTGTACTCGCCGTAGTGTCCTCGGATCATGTCGACCTCGATTCCAAGCTCACGGCGGATCTTCGCCGCCACACGGGCGGCGTGGAACCGCGAGATTCAATAGGCGCAGAATCGGATGGATACTCTGACCATGCTCAGTCCCTCACCTTGCGGAAACAATACCACCTGGCCGCCGCGCTCTAGAGAAGCCCGAGCCACCCCGCCCAGATGTCCGACCAAGCGTGCGCGATCATCACGGGCCGGAGGCTCCGGCGCCAGAGCGCGAGCGAGCCATACAGAATGCCGAAGAGAGCGATCTTGGCAGTCGCGGCGACCCCCTGATAACCGTGCGAGACCCCGAAGAGCAGGGCTTGCAGCAAGAGCCCGATCACG encodes the following:
- a CDS encoding aminomethyl transferase family protein translates to MLKISPFHSRTAPLVRAQTWRRWAGYQMASAYDPHPDREYAAIRNAAALIDVSPLHKYMLTGPDSARLLDRMITRDMAKCSVGQVYYTPWCDAAGKVIDDGTVSRLADSTYRLTSADSSLRWLHMNAVGMNVQIEDVSERVGTLALQGPSSRAILQQVSPADFTKLKYFRVVETTVGGVPVTVSRTGYTGDLGYEIWAEAARAEELWDALVRAGTPFGITPTGVWALDIARIEAGLIMLDVDYFSAQHALIEARKSSPYEINLGWAVSAAKGPFNGRRALAAERARGAAWGFVGLELDWDSFERLFRAHHLPPHLSNIAWRTSAPVYRDGVQVGYATSGSWSPLLKKSLALAHLKSPHFEAGTGVQLEITVEHQRKTANAVVRKLPFYDPERKKA